The following are encoded in a window of Corynebacterium argentoratense DSM 44202 genomic DNA:
- a CDS encoding polyprenyl synthetase family protein, whose translation MRTTHSDDTATLVDTINNELRAYLDSKNQQLGSISPHVANSINLLTQFATNGGKRIRPQFAWAAYTGLKNTTDVAQEDDAAVLRAFTALELIQACALIHDDIIDSSDTRRGNPTVHKAVETNHQDAQLHGSSRAFGEAVAILVGDLALAWADDMLRDSGVSADGLSRMYQPWQDMRSEVIAGQLLDICLEATRGEDERESEKVNRYKTAAYTIERPLHLGAALAGASEEATSRLLTYGRDIGIAYQLRDDMLGVFGDPSVTGKPAGDDLREGKRTVLFAKALSWADTHNPDAASQLRAGLGTASTPEDIAHLSDLIASTDAVEQVEQRISELTTSGLNALEYPSIPEELRATLRALANQALVRKM comes from the coding sequence ATGCGCACAACCCACAGCGACGACACAGCCACCCTGGTCGACACCATCAACAACGAACTACGAGCCTACCTCGACTCCAAAAACCAACAGCTCGGAAGCATCTCACCCCACGTCGCCAACTCCATCAACCTGCTCACACAATTCGCTACCAACGGTGGCAAACGCATCCGCCCACAATTTGCCTGGGCGGCCTACACGGGCCTCAAAAACACAACTGACGTCGCGCAAGAAGATGACGCCGCAGTATTGCGCGCCTTCACCGCACTCGAACTGATCCAAGCCTGCGCCCTCATCCACGACGACATCATCGACTCCTCCGACACCCGGCGCGGCAACCCAACCGTCCACAAAGCCGTCGAAACCAACCACCAAGACGCCCAACTACACGGATCTAGCCGCGCTTTCGGCGAAGCCGTCGCCATTCTAGTGGGCGACCTCGCACTCGCCTGGGCCGACGACATGCTCCGCGACTCCGGTGTCAGCGCCGATGGCCTATCGCGCATGTATCAGCCCTGGCAAGACATGCGATCAGAGGTTATCGCCGGGCAACTCCTAGATATCTGCCTAGAAGCCACCCGCGGAGAAGACGAGCGCGAATCGGAAAAAGTCAACCGCTACAAGACAGCTGCGTACACCATCGAACGTCCCCTGCATTTAGGGGCTGCGCTTGCCGGCGCTTCTGAGGAAGCCACCAGCAGGCTGCTGACATACGGGCGCGACATCGGCATCGCCTACCAGCTTCGAGACGACATGCTCGGTGTTTTTGGCGATCCCTCTGTCACTGGTAAGCCCGCCGGCGATGACTTACGCGAAGGCAAACGCACCGTGCTGTTTGCCAAAGCACTGTCGTGGGCAGACACGCACAATCCTGACGCCGCGTCACAACTGCGTGCAGGGCTCGGCACTGCCTCCACACCGGAAGACATCGCGCATTTGTCCGACCTCATCGCCTCCACCGATGCCGTGGAGCAAGTCGAGCAGCGGATCTCCGAGCTGACCACCAGTGGACTCAATGCCCTCGAATACCCAAGCATCCCCGAAGAACTACGCGCCACGTTGCGGGCACTAGCTAACCAAGCACTCGTGAGGAAGATGTAG
- a CDS encoding SAV_6107 family HEPN domain-containing protein: MNAPLKTANGTSDTFPGRSAASEGPTLTMVTPHARCRGQSSSSVASASVRGSGRLSDAELFAWKAHTLLSQGKKEHGLGNYEMSVELAYQAALRCVGAMVAASSLSRKKRLPTNAWDQLRLLGECEAQQADEFQRFSVLRKRATLGVGPELTESAVAEMLAAVDSFVDDVDNAVGWAVAA; this comes from the coding sequence ATGAATGCACCACTAAAGACCGCCAATGGCACTAGCGACACTTTCCCGGGGCGGTCCGCTGCATCTGAAGGGCCGACGTTGACGATGGTCACGCCTCATGCGCGCTGTCGAGGTCAAAGCTCTAGCAGCGTTGCTTCTGCAAGCGTGCGCGGAAGCGGCCGGCTCAGTGACGCAGAACTATTCGCGTGGAAGGCTCACACCTTACTGAGTCAGGGCAAGAAAGAGCATGGCCTGGGTAATTACGAGATGTCGGTGGAACTAGCTTACCAAGCTGCCTTGCGATGCGTTGGGGCTATGGTTGCCGCCAGTTCCCTCTCGCGCAAGAAGCGACTGCCAACAAATGCGTGGGATCAGCTTCGCCTGTTGGGTGAGTGCGAGGCTCAGCAGGCTGATGAATTCCAGCGTTTTAGCGTGCTCCGCAAGCGTGCCACCCTTGGGGTGGGGCCGGAGTTAACCGAGAGTGCTGTGGCAGAGATGCTGGCAGCCGTAGATAGCTTCGTCGACGATGTTGACAACGCCGTGGGGTGGGCTGTGGCTGCATAA
- a CDS encoding DUF3040 domain-containing protein has product MSLSDREQQALREIEMSLMADDPNFGRIDEGPALPGVALRSIALFALGLCMLVGGIAFVKTSQLFLILSAVGFLVMFVAGIWFVRGSSANNQGGATPTSKRRLNSASKPAKSKKASSLEEDFYKRFNRD; this is encoded by the coding sequence GTGTCGCTTTCCGACCGCGAGCAGCAGGCGCTTCGTGAAATAGAAATGTCGCTGATGGCAGACGATCCCAATTTCGGTCGTATCGACGAAGGTCCGGCACTGCCGGGGGTTGCCTTGCGATCGATCGCCTTGTTTGCTCTTGGTTTGTGCATGCTTGTTGGCGGTATCGCGTTCGTGAAAACCAGTCAACTTTTCCTCATCTTGAGCGCAGTCGGTTTCCTCGTCATGTTCGTTGCCGGGATTTGGTTCGTGCGTGGATCGTCGGCCAATAATCAGGGAGGGGCGACCCCTACATCGAAACGTCGGTTGAACTCCGCCTCCAAGCCTGCGAAATCCAAGAAGGCTTCCTCCTTAGAAGAAGATTTCTACAAGCGTTTCAACCGCGACTAG
- a CDS encoding methylenetetrahydrofolate reductase — translation MSENLAQQTSGQSRTQLQLPILQAINLPAPGRVPFSVEFMPPRDDAAENRLWRAAETFHDLGAAFVSVTYGAGGSTRQRTARIAHRLTQQPLTTLVHLTLVDHSTDELVEILKGYAEQGLTNLLALRGDPPGDPLGDWQACEDGLSYASELIDLVGQIPECSRFEVGIASFPEGHYRAKDLEEDTFYTLAKLRAGAQYSITQMFFDVEHYLRLRDRLAAADPEHGSKPVIPGLMPITSLRSVRRQVELSGAQLPAGLESRLERAAAGDPDKAAEEVRKVGIEVTTQMAERLISEGAPDLHFMTLNFARATQEVLHNLGMAPAWGPDQGHDAVR, via the coding sequence ATGTCCGAAAACCTTGCCCAGCAGACCTCCGGTCAGTCCCGAACCCAGCTGCAGCTGCCCATCTTGCAGGCCATTAACTTGCCGGCTCCGGGTAGGGTGCCTTTTTCTGTAGAGTTTATGCCCCCTCGTGATGACGCCGCGGAAAACAGGCTGTGGCGAGCCGCCGAAACGTTCCATGACCTGGGAGCAGCCTTCGTATCTGTGACTTACGGTGCGGGCGGATCCACACGCCAACGGACCGCCCGCATTGCACACAGGCTGACGCAGCAACCTCTCACAACGTTGGTGCACCTGACCCTCGTTGACCACAGCACTGACGAATTGGTGGAGATCCTCAAGGGATACGCAGAGCAGGGGCTAACAAACTTGCTTGCTTTGCGTGGGGACCCGCCAGGGGATCCCCTGGGTGATTGGCAGGCCTGCGAGGATGGATTGAGCTACGCCAGTGAGCTCATTGATCTTGTTGGCCAGATACCTGAATGCTCCCGCTTTGAGGTGGGTATCGCTAGTTTCCCCGAGGGGCATTACCGGGCGAAAGACCTGGAGGAAGACACCTTCTATACTCTCGCGAAATTACGCGCTGGCGCGCAGTATTCGATTACGCAGATGTTTTTCGACGTCGAGCACTACCTTCGCCTGCGTGATCGTTTGGCGGCAGCGGATCCGGAACATGGTTCGAAGCCGGTGATTCCGGGGTTGATGCCCATAACGAGTTTGCGTTCGGTGCGTCGACAGGTGGAGCTGTCAGGGGCGCAGCTGCCGGCGGGGTTGGAAAGCCGGCTGGAGCGAGCAGCGGCAGGTGATCCAGACAAAGCAGCAGAAGAGGTCCGCAAGGTGGGTATCGAGGTAACCACGCAGATGGCTGAAAGGCTCATTTCCGAAGGAGCTCCGGACCTGCACTTCATGACACTCAACTTCGCCCGGGCTACACAAGAGGTCCTCCACAATTTGGGCATGGCTCCGGCCTGGGGGCCGGACCAGGGGCATGACGCCGTGCGCTAG
- a CDS encoding GNAT family N-acetyltransferase gives MHSPQRHLIDGTDYYWRFLHPSEFAAHCDALISIYSQAMGLPAEKSRRAFWQRCTTHPGFLSVAAFSEQHTIGVAFGYLAAPTDNWYRQVHYGLVERSEARLDTQLRFPQLSHYFELSEIHVHPKYQGHGVGRAMLVGLSQRTQAEAIMLSTPEVEGENNNAFGLYRHLGFYDVLRDFHFPGDPRAFAILRAQLPLKSAAPDSC, from the coding sequence ATGCACTCACCCCAACGCCATCTAATCGACGGAACGGATTACTACTGGCGTTTCCTCCACCCCTCAGAATTCGCGGCCCACTGCGATGCACTCATCAGCATCTATAGCCAAGCAATGGGGTTGCCAGCCGAGAAATCCCGGCGCGCGTTCTGGCAACGATGCACCACTCATCCGGGGTTTTTGTCTGTCGCCGCGTTTTCGGAACAACACACCATCGGGGTGGCATTCGGATACCTGGCGGCTCCCACCGACAATTGGTACCGCCAAGTTCACTACGGATTAGTGGAACGCTCTGAGGCGCGACTAGATACGCAGCTGCGGTTCCCACAGTTATCCCATTACTTTGAACTGAGCGAAATCCACGTTCACCCTAAATACCAAGGCCACGGAGTGGGGCGCGCAATGCTGGTTGGTTTGTCCCAGAGGACTCAAGCTGAGGCAATCATGCTATCTACCCCAGAGGTCGAGGGCGAAAACAACAATGCCTTCGGACTCTACCGTCACCTGGGCTTTTACGATGTGCTTCGCGATTTCCACTTTCCCGGGGATCCACGCGCCTTCGCTATCCTTCGAGCGCAACTGCCGCTAAAGAGCGCAGCACCGGATAGCTGCTAG